The genome window gcagggaggagTGAAGCTGGGGGTGGcgtggggaggagaggggcccCCAGGGCTGGGTGAAGGCTGGAGGCTTTTACCGAGCTCAGGAGCCAGGAGGGTCTGGACAGAGGAGCTGCGGGCTGACTCAGATCTCTGCTGTGTTAGCAAAGACAAGGCAAAGGTGGGCGTGTGGGGACCCCCTGGCAAGCTGTGCGACAGTCCGGAGGTGACGGTGGCCCAGACTGGGGTGGTGGCTATGAGCGGTGGGTGTATTCTGGACAGTTCTGAAGTGGAGCCAACAGGACTTCCATCGGATTGGGtgtgaagggagagagaggggagccAGTATGCCTCTGAGGTTTGGGGCCTGAGCAGAGGGGACGAAGGTGCTGCCTTCACCTGAGATGGAGGAGGTGCACATGGAGGAGGCTTAGGGGGGGAGGGCTGTGGGTCAGCTTTGGACAGATTTCATGTGACAGATGGAGATATGGGGGAGGCAGGTAGATACAGACATCTGCAGAGAGAGGGGGCCAGGCTGGAGCCCTTAAGGATTGTACCCATTTGACAGGTGAGGAAACGAGGCTCACACAAGCAGGGGGACTCACTGAAGTTGTAACCTGGGACCAAGGTCTATGACAGCAAAGCCTGTGCTGGTCCTGCTGTTGCATGCGGCGGGGACAGGGAgccatggccatcctgccaatcCCCACGTCTGGCAATGGGGCTAAGGAGGGAAGCCCAGCTCTCTCCTGGCTGCCATCCTTGTTGGCAGGGTTGGGccaggctggggttgggggatgcCCAGCAGGAAGTGCCCTGAGCTTGGGCACAGCCTGGAGGGACATAGCCAAGTGGCCTGAGGCGCCAGTAGCTCCATGAGCACAGCCGCCTAGCCTGAGGCTGTTATCTGACCAGCAGACCCACTGGGTTAGCATCGACTGGCTTAAAGAGGAGCATCTGGCGAAGCcgagcagggaggaggggaggagctcAGCCTTGTGCAGAAGGAGGACGGCCTGTGGAGCCAGAGGGATTGACCACATGGTGAACTAGTCTCTAAGCTTCAGAGAGTCCCAGAGGCCTGCCTGGGGGCCCCAGGGATGCCAGTCGGTAGGGCTGTCCCTGAGCAGGGTAGGGAAGGCAGCCCGTTTGGTGCCAGCAGGTGCCGGACTCATGTGGGGATGGGACCTGAGACCTTGGGGCCAGGGAGGGTTTGGATGAGGCTGCCCGGCTGCCCCATGCCATGTGGGGCTCCCAGATTAGGAGTCACTTGGGAGGCCCCTTCCACTGCTCTGCTCGCCAGCTGTGCAGCCTTGGCCAGCTATTTCTGTGTGCCTCCTTTCTTCCCCTACAAGATGAAGCAACACCCCCAGGGGTGCTGTGAGGATTCCATGTAGAGAACCTGGCCTGCTCTTTAGGATGGGGCCTCCTTGGTTAGCTAGTTTCCTGCTTCTAGGGGCAGGCAAGCTACAGAGCCCTGTCACATGGGCCATCTGGCCTAGAATTAGAGCAGGCACCCTCTCAGTGCCAGTCGCAGTGGGGAGCTCTCTAGCCTCCTCAGCCCTGGATTCTGCCAGCCCAGCTAAGCTGGTGTTACAGCCTCTTTAGGAGCTCTGGCTGTTTAGAGGCTGAGAGGGGGGATCAGGGGGCTGCTTCCCCACTGCAGTGTCTTTGCACATGCTATGCCCTCTATTTGACATGCCCTTCCCACCAATCCCACCAGGTCCAGCCCCACAGGACCATTCATAAGCACACCTGGGGCTGCTGAATGAACTGGGTGGCATGCCTGCCCATGCTCAGGCACCCCTGCCCCATAGAGCCCTGCCCACAGGTGATGGGTTTTGTGGTTTGCAGGAAGGAGGACATGTAAACCATACCAGCTCTTCTTCACTGTGCATCCTCTGTGCTGGCAGGGGACCAGAGGGGCTTTGTGGAGGAGGTGGCACAGGGGAGATAGGGTCCTTCCTGAGCTTCACctatatgcacacacacccctAGGTGCCTACTCTGGGCCCTGGCCCCTGGAAGAACTGCCTGGTATTGTGAGCCCCCCTAATGTGTTAGTGAACCCATGAGGACCTGCCCAGTTCATCTCTGGGCCCTTCCCTTCCCTAGCATCTTGGACACTCCAGAACTCTGGTGGCAAGTGTTGAGTGGaggaatgaacaaatgaggctgTGGAGATGCAGGTGAGCTCGGATGTGCGAGAGGCCAGGAGGTCTGGGAGTAGCAGAGCAGTCTGTTGGGTGCAAGGCCCTGGAGGAGGAGAGCCTCAGTGAGGTGGGTGCAGGGGAGGCCCAGCTTGCTAtcttcagccccacccccaccccaggcagagcaaccccaggccccacccaggaGGGGACCGAGAAGGCTGCTGGGAGAGGGTGCAAGGCTCCTCCTCCTGAGACTTAGATTGCTGCTAATTTGCAATCTTAAAATGCACAGCAAAGGCACCAGCCTCATTGTTAGTACATTAATCAGGCAATCAGCCGGTTGGGCTCCCAGGGGCACACTGGGAGTGGATGCAGGAGGCGGAGCAGCAATGCAGGAAGAAACCCAGCACAGTGACAGTCCAGGGCTGGGCACCCACTGGCTCGGGCAGGGGTGCCAGAGGTGGTTAGGTTTGGCTGTGCGtgggggggttgggggtggagctGATCAGGACCTTGGAGATAGAACCAGTTTCCAGCGTGGAGAAGCAGGTTTAGCTGAGACCCACCCACCACAATGCCCAGTGGAAAGGGACAGGGTAACTGCAAGGGCAGCTTCCGGGCTGAGTCCCCTGGCATCGGGGAAGTACTGAGGGATGGAGAGCTGAGGTCTCTCAGAGGAAGGGTGCAGTGGCTCCTGCCCTGGGTCCCGGCCTTCACTTCACCCCCTGCTCTCTGACCCCTCCCACCTGCCAAAATGTGTTCCTACACAGGCTACTAAGCCCACGCCTACATTTTTTGGCAAGTGACTTTTTCCCCCAAACcagggtttttgcctggttttcctTGTGCCCCAGTACCTATTTATGAGAGGGGTGCAGCTCTCTGTGGAGCCCCCCAGCTTCTCTGGGGACCATTTTGGGGAACTCCATCTCAGAGCCACCTCAGCAGGCAGAAAGGccatctgcccccaccccagggccggGGGCAGAAgaacccccaccaccaccacacagagTGGTTCTGGGGATCAGAGGAGCTCGAGCAGAAGCTCTTTGTAAGCTCTGTAAGCTGCACAAATGTCGAGGGGGATTAGCGTTGAGCCTGCCACAGCTCACCCCTGTCCCCCACAGTGAGCATCTGCCTGCTACCAGATTTAAGGGACAGAAAAGGCTTTTTCTTCGCAGGACCCCCAGTGGTCTCATGCAGCAGTGGCTGTCCCACAAGCACAGGTTTGTGGCCGTGGCCCTGTCCCCTTCAGCGCAGTGAGCACTGTGAATGCTCTTGAGCTAGAAGGGCACCCTGAGCAACTcaggtggccaggcaggaccGCCTCCCTGGGGCAGGGTTCCTGAAAGACAGCACCTGGACAGCACCTCCTCAactgagagaagggaaagggagtgtGGGCTCTGAAGTGGGTGCAGCCAGTGTGGGTTgggccctcctcccagccctggatGTTGGAGGCTCAAGGCAGAGGGCAGGTTCCCCGAGAAGCAGCTGGGGCTTGGGGTCCAGGGTCCTATTCCCTCACCCTGTGGATCTGGAACCCCTGGCCAGACAGGTCAGAGGCTCGAGGTCAGACCTGATTCTCCATGTGAGGAACACCGGCGCAGCAATCATCTCCTACACCTGTTACAGAGGGGGAGACTGAGGCTGAGAGGCACCAGCCTCGGGCCTGGCCTGCGTGCTGTCCAGTGGGCTTCATGACAGAAGGTACTGCAGGGGCTACACAGAGCATGGACCAGCCCAGAAAGGGTCCTCACAGCTGCACCGCCGCCACCACCACTGAGGTCATAATTGCTCTGAAATCGCAATCAACCCAATTATGCAAAAACCAAATCATGTGCGATAATTTTTACGTGTTGGAAATGTTCGGTCGAAGATGGGTGATTACAGGGGGACTGGAAGCAGCTGCCACTCTCCGGGAGCCCATAACTCCCAACAGCTGGGAGCTGTCACTTACAGTGCTGTTTCTGCCAGGAATGAGGGGGTGGCAGTGGAGGTGAGGCTGCCTGAGCCTGGCCAGGCGGCTGGGGCAGCAGTAGACCTGGAAGCCTGGCCGAGCAGCCAGGGTGAGGCTGGGAGCAGGGCCTGCCCAAGAGTGGCCAGGAAGGTTGATTCTGCAAGCTCTGGGCACAGCTGGCAGCAGAAAGCATCAGCTGGGCTGCCCAGGCCCCCAGCTCTCCCAAGAGGCCCTGCTTGCAGGAAAGGGGAGGCGGCCACCCGGCCAGGGATGAGATAGCCACCTGGCCCTGAGGGACGGGGGTCTACCGGCCTGGAGCCTGTCCCCTGAACACTGGCGCGACTGTCAGGCCGCCTGGGGCAGCTGCGACCCTGAAAAAGGCAGGTAATGATGATCGTCCATAATGAGGCTGCTCCGATAATGAGCATGGGGCTATTATCCAACCACAGGCTGGACACATccgaaaataaattattttaaggatCCATTAACAAATGCCTAATTAATGCCCAATTAGAGGAAAGCTACAGAGGAAATGCTCTGGACAGTCATGAGGCAAGGCCTGGTTTGCAGCCACAGCCTAGGAGCTTCAAGCCAGGCTGGGATTGGGGAAGAGCCAGACGGTGGAGAATGGGGGCAGCCTGTCAGCCCCAGTGCCCCTCAAGTCCTTCACACAGAGGTGGCCTCTCAGTACACCCTCATGGTACTGCGAGGGACAGCTAGTAatatttagaaatgaggaaactgaggcacagaggggcatCGCATATTTGAGGACTTGGAAGGCCCTGTAAATGAGACATCTTTTGAGATGAGCCTTGGTGTTTTGCATGCATGCTCTGCCAATTATTGGGAATAGTTTAAATAAAAAGAGGGCTCTGGCCTCCATATATTTACTTTGTTAGAACAGGAAACTGCACCACTCTCTTTCACACGGTTAACAGCTGGCTAAGTGGCAAAGCTGCGACGGGAACCAGAGGCTGGCTGCGGTGTCCACGGGTGTGACACCCGCCCCCACCCCTCGGCATGGCCCTGGAGGATGGGGCAGGTCCCTAGCTCACCCCGCGGCCCAGGCTAAGGGCAGAAGCCCCAGTAGAGGTGGGTGGGGGGCCAAGGCGTAGGGAGCGCTAGCTCACCCTAGAGGGGGCCtgacccctgcctccctcccccggGCCTGCCGCATCAGCAAGGACCCGCACGCCCGCCCGCGGCCCTGACCCGGCTGTGCTCTCTCCCTCCAGGGCGCTGCGTGGagctcctcctgctgctgctggctGGGGAGCTGCCCCTGGGCGGCGGCTGCCCGCGGGACTGCGTGTGCTACCCGGCGCCCATGACCGTCAGCTGCCAGGCGCACGGCTTCGCTGCCATCCCCTCGGGCATCCCGGAGGACAGCGAGCGCGTCTTCCTGCAGAACAACCGCATCACCCTCCTCCAGCAGGGCCACTTCAGCCCCACTCTGGTCACCCTGTGGATCTACTCCAACAATATCACCTTCATCGACCCCAGCACCTTCGAGGGCTTCGtacacttggaggagctggaccTCGGCGACAACCGGCGGCTGCGGACGCTGGCGCCGGAGACCTTCCAGGGCCTGGTGAAGCTCCACGCCCTCTACCTCTATAAGTGTGGGCTTGGTGCCCTGCCAGCAGGCATCTTCAACGGCCTGCACAGCCTGCAGTATCTCTATCTGCAGGACAACTACATCGAGTACCTCCAGGACGACATCTTTGTGGACCTGGTCAACCTCAGCCACCTGTTTCTCCATGGCAACAAGCTGTGGAGCCTGGGCCAAAACACCTTCCGGGGGCTGGTGAACCTGGACCGGCTGCTGCTGCATGAAAACCAGCTGCAGTGGGTCCACCACAAGGCTTTCCATGATCTCCGCAGGCTGACCACCCTCTTTCTTTTCAATAACAGTCTCTCTGAGTTGCAGGGCGACTGCCTGGCACCCCTGGGGGCCCTGGAATTCCTCCGTCTCAACGGGAATGCCTGGGACTGTGGCTGCCGGGCGCGCTCCCTGTGGGAATGGCTGCGGAAGTTCCGAGGCTCCAGTTCTGCCGTCCCCTGCGTGTCCCCAGAGCTGCGGCAAGGTCAGGACCTGAAGATGCTGAGGGCCGAGGACTTCCGGAACTGCACGGGGCCAGCGTCCCCGCACCAGATCAAGTCACACACGCTCACCACCACAGACAGGGCTGCCCGAAAGGAACACCAGCCATCCCACAGCCCTGCCAGGAACAAGGGCCACCCCCACGGCCATCGGCCAGGCTACAGGAAGCCAGGCAAGAATTGCACCAGCCACAGGAACCGCAACCAGGTCTCCAAGGCAGGCACTGGGAAGCTGGCCCCCGAGCTGCAGGACTATGCCCCGGACTACCAGCACAAGTTTGGCTTTGACATCATGCCCACGGCACGGCCCAAAAGGAAGGGCAAATGTGCCCGCAGGACCCCCATTCGTGCCCCTAGCGGGGTGCAGCAGGCCTCCTCAGGCACTTCCCTGGGGGCCTCTCTCCTGGCCTGGATACTGGGGCTGGCGGTCACTCTCCGCTGAGGACCCAGGGTGCCAGCTCCCAGCACTGCCACATGTCCACCAAGgaacagaatttcttttctttttttttacaagtgGAGGAGCTGCTGGATTTCAGGCAAAGGCGGGTAAAGGCTTTGGCTGCTGTCTGGGCCCTGCCGGGTGGATTATAAACCCAAAGTGTACAGCCCCAAGCGGGAGGGGTTTAGCGCATCACACCCAGCTGCTCCAGCCAGCCCTGACCGAGCACCCACAGACAGCATCCATCCGGCAAGGCACGCAGAATGAATCCTTCATTAGCAGCAATGGGACAGTGCACGTGGGAGCTGGGCTGTGTGGAATCCTGGTCATTTGGAGAGGTCTGAAGGCCCTTGAcattcctggaggaggcaggactCAGAACAGACGAGGCTCATTCAAGAGGCTGGGTGGACCTGCTATCTGGGAGCACACAAGCAGCTGGCATCTGGGCTCTTGCCTGAGGTCACTTAGTCAACCTGCCCTGAATCCCACCTTGTGCCACCTTCAGTCCCTCCCTTGGGGGTAACTAACACCTCTCATTCCTGATGTCTCAGGCAACCCTGGCAGACCCAGGCCCAACTGCTGGGCTCCAAGAACCAATTACCAAAGGAAAGAATATCAGAGGCTGAAATTTAGAACTTCATCACATGCAATGAGGTTCTCACAGGAGGTGCAGTTTTATAACTATGTCcacttatatatatacatactctctacatatatatatatattcacacacacaaatgcacaggTCCCCTCCCACTTCCTTACCAAACTGTATgtcttttcatgtttataaacTATATGGAAAACCATACCTGCTCAACTGAGGATTGTATTGGTGGTTTCCAGCAAGAAAAGAGACAGGATTTTTGTATAGAGTCCCAACCTGATGACGATAGTCCATGTGTGATGTGGGATTGCCAGGCCCTGGGGCAAAGACTCAGTGGGGAGGGTCAGGGAAAAGGGGAGGTGACAGTCACTTCAGGGGACCAATATTCTTATTTAGAGCATCACcttgttttttaaatgcaaacaaGCCTGTCTGCCACCCCAGAGCACCCCATCACCCCCACGCTAGTAGCTGTTGGCAGCAGGAAGCCAGGCCCTGGAGACAGGCTGAatggagaaggggaaggaagggacTTTAGGTCTTTTAAGCTGATGGGTGAGGCAGAATCCACAGTGTTAGTCCAACAGGCTGGGCAATGTTTTGCCAGTGATGGTCTGGAAAGGCCAGGGAGACTCTGGGCATGAGCCCAGGCCTCCAGCACGGCTCAGCTGCTGCATTTCTCCTGGAGGCCCTTTGATGGGCATCCCAGCAAGGGTCCTGTGTAGGGTGGCAGGAGGGAAAGCATCAGGTGGCCTTAGCAGAAAGGGAACAAAGAGGGCATTTCAAGAACCATCTCAGGCACTTCTGCGTTATAGAGGCCCCATCCCTCCTGGCCCTTCTGAAGATGCCTGGGGACAGCCAGCAGCTGGGGGCTGGACTCCGCTCAGGAGCAGGGACGTGCAGGGAATGGAGCAGGCCAGCCCAGACAGGGGACAGGGGCTCTGGTCAAGGTTGGCCATGATGCTGGCCAGGGCCTGGGCAAGCACCATCTCCTTTGCTCTTTGCACAAAACTGAATTCCCCATCAGAGAAGATGTATGTGAGAAGCAAGAAACACTGAATCCaattgagagagaaaaataataataaaaaaaattctcttggacaAGAACCCTGTTTCTCATTTCCTAACCCTGCATTCCTGAAGGGGCGGCAGATCCCAGGCTTTTGTTGGGTGGGCGAGCCTGGCCAAGCACAGCTATGAGAACACGGCACATTCATTGGCAGGAAGAGTTGTATGGGGCAGGGGCACGCTGACTCACTGGGACACACATACGCACGTGCGCGTACACACACTCACGCATGAATGTGCACACATTTGCCATTCCATGGTTCTTCCCTCGCCTGCACAGAATGTGACTCATTTCCCAAACTCTGGCTGTGCTGGGCCAGTACAATCTCTGTGGCTGTCCCCAGAGCATGCTGGTGTCCTGGATCCTTCCCAGCCTGTTCCCAAAAGGCTCACTAGCAGCAGCTGAGCAGTTAATTCTTAGGGGATTTGGGAGTGGAAGGGATATGCCAGTTCCTGGGGTCTAAAGGGATCAGGAACTCAGATGGATCTGGAGGTTGCTCCTGCCTCTCTGACTTCagaggaagggaacagttcttCAGACAGAGGGAGGAGGACTATGATTGTCCTGGCTGGGCAAATCCTCCTCCGTACAGGGCATGAAATGTGCACTAAAGGGAGTCTGGTGACAGTAGAACAAATCGTCTGTCCTGCAGTTGCTCCCCAAGCTCTTACCCAGGCCAGTGCCAGCCTCGCTGTCCCTTAGAACCTGATGATGTTGTTCTGTTGTTGACTTTATTTCCAACTTTAAATGGTAAAGCCCTCAGTGGGAAAACCAAgcactttattaaattttttttaaagtcttagtaAGTTCTGTACTATGGAAGCGAAACATTAGTATGAAAAATACTCATGTTTTACAGATGATTCAGCTTCCGTCAAGCACAGCACAGTCTCTGGTTGCCGACTGTTATTACAGGCAAGGCAGAGAGACCCAGGACACCAGGTGTATTTTTAGCAGCTTTCTCCTCTAAGAGTAGAGAGAATAAAAGTAGCTTTATTGTGGATGACATCACTTGTCACTCAGCAGCTCACATGCTATGTGCCACGATGACACCATTGCCTGAAGCATCAGACCAAGTTGGCAAGTCAGAGCAAGTGAAGACCTCTCTATTCACCAGACCCAGCCCACCTCTTGAGTGGTGCAGGGCAGGGAAGTGTGGGTACCTGCCCCTGGGAATCCTGTCCTCCTAGGGCTGAGTCCACCCCTCCTTTGTTCCTGATGGGGCCAGCACCTCTGCCATCTTTGCTCGGCACTTTCCCTGGGCCCCGGGGGAGAACCATCTTCTCTTCACCCTCTCTCCCCTCAAGccacacagccctccactttaGCGACTATCCTGCAGGAGAGACTGGGTGGCCACTGGTGGTCTCAGAGTCTCCCCACACAAGCTCCTCTCACGAGCCCGGAGTGCAGCTGGCTCCCTacccttcattcaacaaacactgatCAAGGGCCTACGTGTGTCAGCCATTGGTCCAGGCTCTGGGGACATAACAGTGGGAAGATGTGGCTCTCCTTTAAGGAGTTTCGGATCTAAATGTGGAAACAAGTATGGGACTGGTGAAAGCAGTATAGGAGTGGTGCTTCTCTTAGCACTGTCCCCCATCCCCCATGAGAAACTTGGCTGGGGTAGgggcagtcagggaaggcttccaagAGGATGTGACACTCCATGGTTCTCAGAAAATGAGGAGTAGCAGAGAAAAGTGGCGAGTATTCCTGGCAGAGGGCTGGCGGCATGCCTTAGTACCATGCTTGGGGTATCAGCAAAGAACTGTCAGCTGAGGCCTGGAAATGCAGTCTGGGGAGGTGTGGGAGGCAAGCCTGGCAAGAGGAAGGCCCCAGGGGGATCCTCTCAGGGACTTGGAATCTAttctggagggggaatgggtgccCCACCCAGGggtcctcctccctgcccccacccccaacctcttTCCAAGCACGTGGCCCCCACTGGTGGCGCTCTTGCCAATGTTCCTCAACAGTGAGTTTTATCATCGCAACTTGCCTTTCTGCTCAGCCAGCTCCTTTCCTCGTGCCAGCAAGCGGGAGCACTCCCTGAAAATCTGCCTGGGCCGGAGTCCAGTTCCCAGACACCTGCTGCTTCCGGGCTCAGAGAACATCCCACAGCCGTTTTGTTTCCCTGGCTCCCTCCTTTCCTATCCACACGGGGCTCAGCCCTCAGCCCCATTCCTTGCTTCCGAGCATGGCTGCCCAGGAACCCCATAGGCCGCCTCTCCATGGGCCCACTCTGGCTGACTACTGGCAATCTACAGAGCCCCCCCAGACTGATCTGCCCCTTTTCTCTTGTGCTAGAGGCTGTTCATTACCAGGGAGTCAAGAATCTCGCATGGCAAATGTTTGTTCATCTCCTGACTCATTACCCAGCGTTCTGCCACCATGGCAAGTGGGTTTCCAGAAGGCCTGTTGGCAGGTTTGAG of Manis javanica isolate MJ-LG chromosome 4, MJ_LKY, whole genome shotgun sequence contains these proteins:
- the RTN4RL1 gene encoding reticulon-4 receptor-like 1 isoform X1, translating into MLRKGRCVELLLLLLAGELPLGGGCPRDCVCYPAPMTVSCQAHGFAAIPSGIPEDSERVFLQNNRITLLQQGHFSPTLVTLWIYSNNITFIDPSTFEGFVHLEELDLGDNRRLRTLAPETFQGLVKLHALYLYKCGLGALPAGIFNGLHSLQYLYLQDNYIEYLQDDIFVDLVNLSHLFLHGNKLWSLGQNTFRGLVNLDRLLLHENQLQWVHHKAFHDLRRLTTLFLFNNSLSELQGDCLAPLGALEFLRLNGNAWDCGCRARSLWEWLRKFRGSSSAVPCVSPELRQGQDLKMLRAEDFRNCTGPASPHQIKSHTLTTTDRAARKEHQPSHSPARNKGHPHGHRPGYRKPGKNCTSHRNRNQVSKAGTGKLAPELQDYAPDYQHKFGFDIMPTARPKRKGKCARRTPIRAPSGVQQASSGTSLGASLLAWILGLAVTLR
- the RTN4RL1 gene encoding reticulon-4 receptor-like 1 isoform X2 produces the protein MTVSCQAHGFAAIPSGIPEDSERVFLQNNRITLLQQGHFSPTLVTLWIYSNNITFIDPSTFEGFVHLEELDLGDNRRLRTLAPETFQGLVKLHALYLYKCGLGALPAGIFNGLHSLQYLYLQDNYIEYLQDDIFVDLVNLSHLFLHGNKLWSLGQNTFRGLVNLDRLLLHENQLQWVHHKAFHDLRRLTTLFLFNNSLSELQGDCLAPLGALEFLRLNGNAWDCGCRARSLWEWLRKFRGSSSAVPCVSPELRQGQDLKMLRAEDFRNCTGPASPHQIKSHTLTTTDRAARKEHQPSHSPARNKGHPHGHRPGYRKPGKNCTSHRNRNQVSKAGTGKLAPELQDYAPDYQHKFGFDIMPTARPKRKGKCARRTPIRAPSGVQQASSGTSLGASLLAWILGLAVTLR